The Pseudoalteromonas rubra genome has a segment encoding these proteins:
- a CDS encoding efflux RND transporter permease subunit: MQGTREKGLIAWFARNPVAANLLMIFILVGGLLSAFTIRKQMFPQFENNWLSVQAVYPGAAPQEVEEGITIKVEESMEGLEGIKRLITYSNRGFSQTWIEVEEKYDPQEVLDEVKMQVDSISTFPAGMERPIVRRDKFEQEVMFLSLNGEMNFHQLKQLGNEIHDEMLALPGVNLVGFNGGLNYEISIEISPDRLREYGLTFRDISEAVKNFSANMSAGQIRSDNGYISMRVENQAYRGHEFEQLPLLTLADGAQIKLGDVATVTDGFEEGLLYSRYNGRNSLVFEVRASKDQDITKVAQVMKAYLADKATQLPQGVELEPFIDLTYYLEGRLNMMVENMLWGGILVMLMLALFLRVRLAFWVMMGLPVSFLGAFLFMPMGMLDVTINLASLFAFILVLGIVVDDAIVVGESAHAEIEKHGHSLDNVVRGVKRVAIPATFGVLTTVAAFLPQTFATGPAAAFSKAIGGVIILCLLFSLVESKLILPAHLAAMKDRPDNPKNPLHRARAIIDGALKNFIENLYRPFIERCIHYRYTVIVAFLSIIIVSGGMFAGGLVKFVANPKIPHDFPRITIDMNLSSPESATLATAKKVEQVILDVEKQIEAQYGANMIKDLSVNLRGRTTASIMAILVEPHKRPIDTFALSALWRENMPPLPGVKSLNIQDSIMNGGRDDGDISFRLEGKDKKTLQEVAGKLKEKLRTIAGVGDVNDSMQSSTEEVQLELKPLAYSMGLTLADVASQVNFSYYGLEAQRILRRGEEIKVMIRYPQEQRNTISDIQSVRIITPSGAEVPLGEIADINLVEGVNRIRRENAKRTINVWASVDTDQAEPFKIAEEIRDEYLPSLLQNYPGVSSSVAGRIQEEMDSVAEQIRDFALSLMIIFALLAIPLRSYSQPILIMSVIPFGVVGAVFGHMVLGMTMSSLSFFGIIAVAGVVVNDSLVMVDFVNKAREQGMTIKEAVVEAGCKRFRAILLTSLTTFIGLVPILLETSLQAQIVIPMAVSLAFGVLFATVITLILIPCQYVALEDLKHLIKRIKKPDTGKETLQQS, encoded by the coding sequence ATGCAAGGCACACGTGAAAAAGGCTTAATAGCTTGGTTTGCCCGCAATCCGGTTGCTGCAAACCTGCTGATGATTTTTATCCTGGTGGGCGGCTTGCTCAGTGCTTTTACCATACGCAAGCAGATGTTTCCCCAGTTTGAAAACAACTGGTTGAGTGTTCAGGCCGTTTACCCTGGCGCTGCGCCGCAAGAAGTTGAAGAAGGGATCACCATTAAAGTTGAAGAGTCTATGGAAGGGCTTGAAGGGATCAAACGCCTGATCACCTATTCTAACCGGGGCTTCTCGCAAACCTGGATCGAAGTCGAAGAAAAATATGACCCGCAGGAAGTGCTGGACGAAGTAAAAATGCAGGTCGACTCTATTTCAACCTTTCCGGCTGGCATGGAACGTCCAATCGTCCGACGCGATAAATTTGAGCAAGAAGTGATGTTTTTGTCACTTAATGGCGAAATGAACTTCCACCAGCTGAAACAACTGGGAAATGAAATACACGACGAAATGCTTGCCCTGCCCGGCGTTAACCTGGTCGGTTTCAATGGTGGCCTGAATTATGAGATCAGCATTGAGATTAGCCCAGATAGACTGCGTGAATATGGTCTGACATTCAGAGACATTTCAGAGGCGGTTAAGAACTTCTCAGCCAATATGTCGGCAGGTCAGATCCGCTCAGACAACGGTTATATATCAATGCGAGTTGAAAATCAGGCCTATCGCGGACATGAGTTTGAGCAACTCCCGCTGTTAACGCTTGCTGACGGCGCACAGATCAAACTGGGCGATGTTGCGACTGTCACAGATGGCTTTGAAGAGGGCCTCTTGTACTCTCGCTACAACGGCAGAAATTCATTGGTATTCGAAGTAAGAGCGTCAAAAGATCAAGATATCACAAAAGTCGCGCAGGTGATGAAAGCTTACCTGGCTGACAAAGCAACACAACTACCTCAGGGAGTTGAGCTTGAACCCTTCATCGATCTCACTTATTACCTTGAGGGCCGCCTCAACATGATGGTAGAAAACATGTTGTGGGGCGGTATCCTGGTCATGCTCATGCTGGCCCTGTTTTTACGCGTTCGCCTGGCTTTTTGGGTCATGATGGGGTTACCTGTGTCGTTTTTAGGGGCGTTCTTATTCATGCCAATGGGCATGCTGGATGTCACGATTAACCTCGCCTCTTTATTTGCTTTCATTCTGGTGCTGGGCATCGTGGTCGATGATGCGATTGTCGTTGGCGAATCAGCCCATGCTGAAATTGAAAAACATGGTCACAGCCTGGATAACGTAGTGCGAGGGGTCAAGCGTGTTGCCATTCCCGCGACCTTTGGGGTATTAACCACAGTCGCCGCATTTTTGCCACAAACCTTTGCAACCGGACCTGCCGCCGCATTCTCCAAAGCCATTGGTGGCGTGATTATTTTGTGCCTGCTGTTTTCTCTGGTTGAGTCTAAGCTTATCCTGCCAGCGCATTTGGCTGCGATGAAAGACCGCCCGGATAACCCTAAAAATCCATTGCACCGCGCCAGAGCTATCATTGATGGCGCACTTAAAAATTTCATTGAGAATCTTTACCGTCCCTTTATCGAACGCTGTATACATTACCGTTACACTGTGATCGTCGCTTTCCTGTCAATCATCATTGTCAGCGGCGGCATGTTCGCAGGTGGCCTGGTGAAGTTTGTAGCGAACCCTAAAATCCCCCATGACTTCCCTCGTATCACCATAGATATGAACCTGTCATCGCCCGAGTCCGCAACGTTGGCTACGGCCAAAAAAGTGGAGCAGGTTATTCTGGATGTAGAGAAGCAGATTGAAGCGCAATATGGTGCGAACATGATAAAAGACCTGTCTGTGAATCTGCGCGGCAGAACCACAGCATCAATCATGGCCATTTTAGTTGAACCTCATAAGCGCCCTATCGACACCTTTGCCCTGAGTGCACTCTGGCGAGAAAACATGCCTCCACTGCCAGGGGTAAAATCCTTGAATATTCAGGACAGCATTATGAATGGTGGCCGGGATGATGGGGATATCAGCTTCCGCCTGGAAGGCAAAGACAAAAAAACATTGCAAGAAGTCGCAGGCAAGCTCAAGGAGAAGTTGCGTACCATTGCCGGTGTGGGTGATGTCAATGATTCCATGCAATCAAGCACAGAAGAAGTGCAGCTCGAACTTAAGCCGCTGGCCTATAGCATGGGCCTCACTCTGGCTGACGTAGCGTCTCAGGTCAACTTTAGCTACTACGGTCTTGAAGCACAACGGATCCTGCGCCGTGGTGAAGAGATCAAAGTCATGATCCGCTACCCGCAAGAGCAGCGTAATACCATCAGTGACATTCAGTCAGTCCGGATCATTACGCCTAGCGGTGCAGAAGTCCCATTGGGTGAAATTGCCGATATCAACCTGGTCGAGGGGGTCAATCGCATCCGTCGCGAAAATGCGAAACGGACTATCAATGTCTGGGCATCGGTCGACACAGATCAGGCAGAGCCATTCAAAATTGCTGAAGAGATCCGAGATGAGTATTTACCTTCACTGTTACAGAACTACCCGGGTGTAAGCAGCAGTGTTGCCGGCCGTATTCAGGAAGAAATGGACAGTGTAGCTGAGCAAATTCGCGACTTTGCACTGTCTTTGATGATCATATTTGCGCTACTGGCGATCCCACTGCGCTCATACTCTCAACCGATTCTGATTATGTCTGTCATCCCATTTGGTGTTGTAGGTGCCGTGTTTGGCCACATGGTGCTCGGTATGACTATGAGCAGCTTGTCTTTCTTTGGCATCATAGCAGTCGCAGGTGTGGTGGTGAATGATTCACTGGTCATGGTCGACTTTGTCAACAAGGCGCGAGAGCAAGGGATGACGATCAAGGAAGCCGTTGTTGAGGCAGGTTGCAAACGCTTCAGAGCCATTTTATTGACTTCTCTGACAACCTTTATCGGCCTGGTTCCCATTCTTCTGGAAACCAGCCTGCAGGCACAAATTGTGATACCTATGGCAGTCTCTTTGGCATTTGGTGTGTTGTTTGCGACCGTGATCACGCTGATCCTGATCCCTTGTCAATACGTGGCACTGGAAGATCTCAAGCACCTCATCAAACGCATTAAAAAGCCGGATACTGGCAAGGAAACATTGCAGCAAAGCTAA
- a CDS encoding acyl-CoA dehydrogenase has translation MWLLILVLIAVCFIFYVKEARLKVISSPALAYFKRALPQLSQTEREAMEAGDTWWDASLFSGKPNWSQWLQTGKPGLSDHERDFIEHELTELMAMLDESEICAKGDLPPEVWQFLREKGFFAFIIPERFGGKAFSAQANSAIVAQIATRSLSAAVTVMVPNSLGPAELLLHFGTPEQQQTWLPKLADGSALPCFALTSLEAGSDAGGITDFAVVCKQEFNGEMTLGLKVTWHKRYITLAPVASVLGLAFKVYDPDQLVSEATELGITCALIPTDHPGVEVGARHDPMGLAFMNGTTHGQGVFIPMHWVIGESDGIGKGWRMLVSCLSAGRGISLPALSAGTAQLSAKASTAYCRVRRQFKQSLWRFEGVQVALARIAGLSYSIEATRQNTAMAIDLNKSPAVITAIAKYHLTEMARVAINDAMDLHGGKAIQRGPLNYLALHYQGMPISITVEGANILTRNLMIFGQGATRCHPYVLKEMAAAQEQDADLALQQFDKVLIQHLAHSGKTFLKASFNGLTLGVFSSAPVAGEVARYYKTLTWYSQILAVQSDLAMLVLGGKLKLQEMRSARLGDMLSQLYLASCVLKKFEDDGRQCSDLPLLHYAMQFHLSAFERAFTGFIDNFAPTGLKTIAKRWFMPFGSAVNGPSDRLITTLCDSLYRNKLTLARVSNLCDTSGHAGLAALEQAFQLFPKCEQGLHKFERWQKAHQAKLLVLNTDEQLAMAVAECILDEEERELLVEWFQVSWEALSVDESA, from the coding sequence ATGTGGTTACTGATACTTGTCTTAATTGCTGTGTGTTTTATTTTCTACGTTAAGGAAGCCAGGCTCAAAGTCATTTCTAGCCCGGCTTTAGCATATTTCAAGCGTGCATTACCCCAGTTATCACAAACTGAGCGCGAAGCGATGGAGGCTGGCGACACCTGGTGGGACGCAAGTTTGTTTAGCGGGAAACCCAACTGGTCGCAGTGGCTGCAAACGGGTAAGCCTGGACTGAGTGACCATGAGCGAGACTTTATCGAACATGAATTGACTGAACTGATGGCGATGCTGGACGAAAGCGAAATTTGCGCAAAAGGCGATTTGCCGCCAGAAGTTTGGCAATTTCTGAGAGAAAAGGGGTTTTTTGCTTTCATTATTCCAGAAAGGTTCGGCGGCAAAGCCTTTAGTGCGCAGGCCAACTCGGCCATTGTAGCGCAAATTGCCACGCGCAGTTTGTCTGCGGCAGTGACCGTGATGGTACCAAACAGCCTGGGTCCGGCTGAACTATTACTGCATTTTGGTACTCCCGAGCAGCAACAAACCTGGTTGCCAAAATTGGCAGATGGCTCGGCGCTGCCTTGTTTTGCATTGACCTCCCTGGAAGCTGGCTCAGACGCCGGTGGCATTACCGATTTTGCAGTGGTGTGTAAGCAAGAATTTAACGGGGAAATGACTTTGGGCCTGAAAGTCACCTGGCATAAACGTTATATTACTTTGGCGCCCGTGGCATCCGTGCTGGGGCTGGCTTTCAAAGTGTATGATCCTGATCAGCTAGTATCAGAAGCAACTGAATTAGGCATTACCTGTGCACTTATTCCAACTGATCACCCGGGTGTTGAGGTCGGAGCAAGGCATGACCCTATGGGGCTGGCGTTTATGAACGGCACAACACACGGGCAGGGAGTGTTTATCCCTATGCATTGGGTTATCGGGGAGTCGGACGGGATAGGTAAGGGCTGGCGCATGCTGGTGTCTTGTCTGAGCGCCGGACGGGGTATCTCATTACCGGCGTTAAGTGCCGGAACTGCACAGTTGAGTGCTAAGGCGTCGACTGCCTATTGCCGTGTCAGGCGACAGTTTAAGCAGTCATTGTGGCGATTTGAAGGGGTCCAGGTGGCATTGGCTCGGATCGCGGGGCTGAGCTACAGCATAGAAGCCACCCGACAAAATACTGCGATGGCCATAGACCTAAATAAAAGCCCTGCGGTGATCACGGCGATTGCCAAATACCATCTGACCGAAATGGCCAGAGTTGCTATCAACGATGCAATGGATTTACATGGTGGTAAAGCAATTCAGCGTGGGCCACTGAACTATCTTGCACTGCATTATCAGGGGATGCCTATCAGTATTACCGTAGAAGGCGCGAATATTCTGACGCGAAACTTAATGATTTTCGGTCAGGGGGCAACCCGCTGTCACCCATATGTGCTCAAGGAAATGGCTGCCGCACAGGAGCAAGATGCGGATCTGGCATTGCAGCAATTCGACAAGGTGCTAATACAGCATTTGGCCCACAGTGGAAAAACCTTTTTAAAAGCATCGTTCAATGGCCTGACTCTCGGTGTGTTTTCATCTGCGCCCGTTGCCGGAGAGGTGGCACGCTACTATAAAACGCTGACCTGGTATAGCCAGATTTTGGCCGTTCAGAGTGACCTGGCAATGCTGGTACTGGGCGGCAAACTGAAGCTTCAGGAAATGCGCTCTGCCAGGCTCGGTGATATGTTGAGCCAGCTCTATTTGGCGTCGTGCGTATTGAAGAAGTTTGAGGATGACGGTCGTCAGTGCAGTGATCTACCTTTACTACATTATGCGATGCAGTTTCATCTCAGTGCATTTGAGCGGGCTTTTACCGGGTTTATTGATAATTTCGCGCCTACCGGGCTGAAAACCATAGCAAAACGTTGGTTTATGCCTTTTGGGAGCGCTGTTAATGGTCCGTCTGATCGTTTGATTACGACACTGTGCGACAGCCTTTATCGCAATAAGCTGACTCTGGCACGGGTAAGTAATCTATGTGATACCTCAGGACACGCAGGGTTAGCTGCACTGGAGCAGGCATTTCAACTATTTCCCAAATGTGAGCAAGGATTACATAAATTTGAACGTTGGCAAAAGGCCCATCAGGCAAAATTGCTGGTATTAAATACTGACGAGCAGCTTGCGATGGCCGTTGCTGAATGTATCCTTGACGAGGAAGAGCGAGAGTTACTCGTGGAATGGTTTCAAGTCAGTTGGGAGGCCTTGAGTGTTGATGAGAGCGCTTGA
- a CDS encoding M2 family metallopeptidase: MALQFKLSLGALVVAGALSLSGCNSTSTSTLTEKDAEAFLTKAEKDLQDLSYRSARSAWIYANFITEDTASLAADVSQEYTEKLVALANEAAKFDELELSYDNRRKLDKLKLNLTLPAPKDAAKTAELAKLSAELDGMYGKGKYCKDGNCMSLGEMTSKMANSRNYDELLDVWQGWRQVSPQMRPLYKDLVSLANEGAQELGYRDTGAMWRSKYDMPADDFAKELDRIWGQVKPLYDSLHCHVRAKLGEKYGEDKVPQNQPIPAHLLGNMWAQQWGNIYDLVAPENADPGYNVTELLEQHNYDEIKMVKGAEKFFTSMGFEPLPETFWTRSLFTKPQDRDVQCHASAWNLDNKDDLRIKMCIQRTGEEFSVIHHELGHNFYQRAYNKLPLYYQESANDGFHEAIGDTIALSVTPGYLKEIGLLEQVPDESKDIGLLMKMALDKIAFIPFGLLVDQWRWKVYSGEISPAEYNQAWWELREKYQGLQAPVTRSENDFDPGAKYHVPGNVPYTRYFLAHILQFEFHKALCEIAGNKEAIHRCSVYNSKEAGERLNAMLEMGSSRPWQEALESVTGSQQMDATAILDYFAPLQTYLDEQNKNRQCGW; this comes from the coding sequence ATGGCACTACAATTCAAACTCAGCCTGGGCGCCCTCGTGGTTGCCGGGGCACTCTCTCTGAGTGGATGTAACTCAACAAGCACGTCAACCCTGACCGAAAAAGACGCTGAAGCATTTTTAACCAAAGCAGAAAAAGACCTGCAGGACCTGAGCTATCGCAGTGCACGTTCAGCCTGGATCTATGCCAACTTCATTACAGAAGACACGGCATCATTGGCCGCTGACGTAAGCCAGGAATACACTGAAAAATTAGTCGCATTGGCCAATGAAGCAGCCAAGTTTGACGAACTTGAGCTGAGTTATGACAATCGCCGCAAACTGGACAAGCTGAAGCTTAACCTGACATTGCCAGCGCCAAAAGACGCGGCAAAAACAGCTGAACTGGCGAAGCTGTCGGCTGAGCTGGATGGTATGTACGGTAAAGGTAAATACTGTAAAGACGGCAACTGCATGAGCCTGGGCGAGATGACATCCAAAATGGCCAACAGCCGAAACTACGATGAACTGCTAGACGTATGGCAAGGCTGGCGTCAGGTTTCTCCTCAGATGCGCCCTTTGTATAAAGACTTAGTTTCTTTAGCAAATGAAGGTGCTCAGGAACTGGGGTATCGCGACACAGGCGCTATGTGGCGCAGCAAATACGATATGCCCGCGGATGATTTCGCCAAAGAACTTGATCGTATCTGGGGTCAGGTAAAACCGCTTTATGACTCATTGCATTGTCATGTTCGCGCAAAGCTTGGCGAAAAGTACGGCGAAGACAAAGTGCCACAAAATCAGCCAATCCCGGCCCACCTGCTAGGTAACATGTGGGCACAACAGTGGGGTAACATCTATGATCTGGTCGCACCTGAAAATGCCGATCCGGGTTATAATGTCACTGAACTGCTAGAGCAGCATAATTACGATGAAATCAAGATGGTAAAAGGTGCTGAGAAGTTCTTTACTTCAATGGGCTTTGAACCACTGCCAGAGACCTTCTGGACTCGTTCATTATTCACCAAACCGCAAGATCGTGACGTACAGTGCCATGCTTCAGCCTGGAACCTGGATAACAAAGACGATCTGCGTATTAAGATGTGTATCCAGCGCACTGGCGAGGAATTCTCAGTTATTCACCACGAGTTAGGCCACAACTTCTATCAACGTGCTTACAACAAACTGCCGTTGTATTATCAGGAAAGTGCCAACGATGGTTTCCATGAAGCTATCGGTGACACCATTGCTCTGTCAGTCACGCCTGGATACCTCAAAGAAATCGGTCTGTTAGAGCAAGTACCTGATGAATCAAAAGACATTGGCCTGTTGATGAAAATGGCGCTGGACAAAATTGCTTTCATTCCATTTGGCCTGCTAGTTGACCAGTGGCGCTGGAAAGTGTACTCCGGTGAAATCAGCCCGGCAGAATACAATCAGGCCTGGTGGGAACTGCGTGAAAAGTATCAAGGTCTTCAGGCACCTGTTACACGTAGCGAAAACGACTTTGATCCAGGTGCAAAATATCACGTACCAGGTAATGTACCTTACACACGTTACTTCCTTGCACACATTTTGCAATTTGAATTCCACAAAGCACTTTGTGAAATTGCTGGCAACAAAGAAGCCATTCATCGTTGTTCAGTTTACAACTCGAAAGAAGCGGGCGAGCGCTTAAATGCCATGCTTGAAATGGGCAGCAGCCGTCCATGGCAAGAAGCACTGGAAAGCGTCACTGGCAGCCAGCAAATGGACGCAACCGCTATCCTGGATTACTTTGCACCACTTCAGACTTATCTGGATGAGCAAAATAAAAACCGCCAGTGCGGTTGGTAA
- a CDS encoding PKD domain-containing protein gives MRNYLLLSTFGVLAACGGSSNNDNKSPSTDNTQQVVNQAPSVSLEGNTLVNSGDILSLTTTVTDPENDSVTGAWTSSLAGVKFIDAANGVHHVTFPDVDEQTQVTLTYTATDSHNNQTRKTWQVTVMPKSTAGHIELADTLTLTGGGQASITATFAMTSRIEKIDWRSDDFELTNTDTQSNHDTRAGQSTFSIELPEVTQTQEFDIIFEITTSDEVVSKTIKVTLTPESEPSLSVSLPEQVIVNEKNSLTIQATTASTGDIISYEWQWQGTPQPSQQTQGKAAYTFRAPEVSENRTFTLQLTVTMEGNVEKTAQTSVVVQNVTDLQGLELTMDRSFAVPGQTITVDSNLTNFDDIETASWIIQDFNDDLLEKANNKLVITIPDEDTIQTSRQIEYKVKLKDGTEHSTFANFTYVSSTAAKTLMIVRDPGEFSIYPDVPATLDLAFNGDVDIEEVTVSSTDYDPYDELEWSLEGQGLTLDLHKKTITRKGLTVIKITAKAGDIVRESMILGTAHNAIVVPYAGVEETYIVGSEAQVFGQVFHLNNKQDMPSYWQAQNTDDDVTIKQVSDTSASVKYNGEAERTLTIELHATDEHDQSDHSDVELRFESNHTVRGDDYTCKVTDGAFESCREGGFGQYLTLTAPVELKQMITRGDYACLLGNYGTIVCNAKGDNPVKNVPAQLLATKLNAVDGNNVCAQLSDASWQCWGSRGTELTDLLAANATVHKVLANGSLTCLVSNKDIKCYDGDTQTKLIKDVLPQDLLLYTREICYRTGGGTLKCDIE, from the coding sequence ATGCGGAACTATCTGCTGCTCTCCACTTTTGGGGTTCTAGCCGCCTGTGGCGGTTCTTCTAATAACGACAATAAATCACCATCAACAGACAATACACAACAAGTCGTCAACCAGGCACCCAGCGTCAGCCTGGAAGGCAATACCCTGGTCAACTCAGGCGATATCTTATCTCTTACTACCACAGTGACAGATCCAGAGAACGATTCGGTAACCGGTGCGTGGACCAGTTCCCTTGCCGGTGTTAAGTTTATCGATGCAGCTAACGGCGTACATCATGTAACTTTCCCGGACGTCGACGAGCAAACACAAGTTACCTTAACCTACACTGCCACAGACAGTCACAACAACCAGACACGCAAAACCTGGCAGGTGACCGTGATGCCCAAGTCCACAGCCGGACACATTGAGCTGGCTGACACGCTGACGCTAACAGGCGGTGGTCAAGCATCTATAACAGCAACCTTCGCCATGACATCCAGGATAGAAAAAATTGACTGGCGAAGCGACGATTTTGAATTGACTAATACGGATACCCAGTCGAATCATGACACCCGCGCGGGACAAAGTACTTTCAGCATTGAATTACCTGAGGTCACGCAAACTCAAGAATTTGATATTATCTTCGAAATTACCACCAGTGATGAAGTTGTGTCTAAAACCATCAAAGTCACACTGACACCGGAATCTGAGCCATCACTCAGTGTCAGCTTGCCTGAGCAGGTTATTGTGAATGAGAAAAATTCGCTGACAATTCAAGCAACAACGGCCAGTACCGGTGACATAATCAGCTATGAGTGGCAATGGCAAGGCACGCCTCAACCTTCTCAACAAACTCAGGGCAAAGCTGCCTATACTTTTAGGGCCCCGGAAGTAAGTGAAAACAGGACCTTTACGCTTCAGCTCACTGTCACAATGGAAGGCAACGTTGAAAAAACAGCTCAGACATCCGTTGTCGTGCAAAACGTCACCGACCTGCAGGGCCTTGAGCTCACTATGGACCGCTCGTTCGCAGTGCCAGGACAAACAATCACGGTAGATTCAAACTTAACTAATTTCGATGATATTGAAACTGCTTCATGGATTATTCAGGATTTTAACGATGACTTACTGGAAAAAGCGAATAATAAACTCGTGATTACCATTCCAGATGAAGACACCATTCAAACGTCACGACAAATTGAATACAAAGTGAAGCTCAAAGATGGTACCGAACACTCTACCTTTGCTAATTTCACCTACGTCAGTAGCACAGCAGCTAAAACCCTGATGATCGTCAGAGATCCCGGCGAATTTTCTATTTACCCGGATGTCCCTGCAACGTTAGACCTGGCATTTAATGGCGATGTTGATATCGAAGAAGTAACCGTCTCAAGCACTGACTACGACCCTTATGATGAGCTTGAGTGGTCTCTCGAAGGCCAGGGGTTAACACTGGACTTGCACAAAAAAACGATTACTCGTAAAGGCCTGACTGTCATCAAAATCACAGCTAAAGCCGGTGATATTGTGCGTGAGAGTATGATTCTTGGCACGGCTCATAATGCCATTGTCGTCCCCTATGCTGGCGTAGAAGAGACCTATATTGTGGGCAGCGAAGCACAAGTCTTTGGGCAGGTATTCCACCTGAATAATAAACAAGATATGCCCAGTTACTGGCAGGCACAGAATACGGATGATGACGTAACCATTAAGCAAGTGTCGGATACCAGCGCATCTGTCAAATACAACGGCGAGGCCGAGCGTACCCTGACAATCGAACTTCATGCCACAGATGAGCATGATCAGAGCGATCATAGCGACGTTGAACTGAGATTTGAGAGCAACCACACTGTCCGAGGTGATGACTATACTTGTAAAGTAACGGATGGCGCGTTTGAATCCTGCCGTGAAGGCGGTTTTGGTCAGTACCTTACTCTGACCGCACCTGTGGAGCTGAAACAAATGATCACCAGGGGTGACTATGCCTGCTTACTTGGCAATTATGGTACTATAGTTTGTAATGCCAAGGGCGATAACCCGGTGAAAAACGTGCCTGCACAATTGCTTGCGACAAAGCTTAACGCTGTCGACGGAAATAATGTATGTGCCCAGCTAAGCGATGCCAGCTGGCAGTGCTGGGGTAGCCGGGGCACAGAACTGACTGATCTGCTTGCGGCTAATGCGACCGTACATAAAGTACTGGCAAACGGCTCTCTCACCTGCCTGGTAAGTAACAAAGACATAAAATGTTATGACGGTGACACGCAAACCAAGCTAATTAAAGACGTATTACCACAAGACCTATTGCTATATACACGAGAAATTTGCTACCGAACAGGTGGCGGAACTCTAAAATGTGATATTGAGTAA
- a CDS encoding ABC transporter permease subunit, protein MPLKRIMLLSQFELTRLFATKRGWLALAAFTMVWLMILRYPIYHAVSVLNSPEFSDIAVQIAGSVGLYSLARWPEAELSVYWIIALFSFPVFTLFVSADQTVEDAKRGTLRFLTLRASRGEILLGRFAGQALILLTLITASAIAAWVLMLTRDATLAMAGLGKTTSIIALLVLTTLPFIALMSLLNLLASSARLSIIYASLLFTVGNMLISYLSSLFEPVHWLYYVLPGVHISDIAPWHGIGLHAIALPLLQTAVLLGAAFWLMKRKDL, encoded by the coding sequence ATGCCACTAAAAAGAATCATGTTATTGAGTCAGTTTGAACTGACCCGCTTGTTTGCAACCAAACGCGGCTGGCTGGCACTGGCCGCCTTCACTATGGTGTGGCTGATGATTTTACGCTACCCCATTTATCATGCAGTTTCTGTACTCAACAGCCCAGAGTTCTCTGATATCGCGGTGCAAATAGCCGGTTCAGTGGGGCTCTATTCACTTGCACGCTGGCCAGAGGCTGAGCTGTCAGTCTACTGGATCATTGCCTTATTTAGCTTTCCCGTCTTTACCTTGTTTGTCAGTGCAGATCAGACTGTTGAGGACGCAAAACGGGGCACGCTCAGATTCCTGACGTTACGTGCCAGCCGTGGAGAGATCCTGCTCGGCCGATTTGCAGGTCAGGCCCTTATTTTACTGACCCTGATCACGGCCTCAGCCATTGCTGCCTGGGTACTCATGCTCACCCGGGATGCCACACTGGCAATGGCTGGTCTGGGTAAAACTACCTCTATTATTGCGTTACTGGTATTGACCACACTTCCCTTCATCGCACTGATGAGCTTACTTAATCTGCTCGCCAGCTCAGCCAGGCTAAGTATCATTTATGCCAGCTTGCTGTTCACGGTCGGGAATATGCTGATTAGTTACCTGAGCTCTTTGTTCGAACCGGTTCACTGGCTGTATTATGTACTACCCGGTGTGCATATCAGCGACATTGCCCCCTGGCACGGTATCGGTTTACACGCCATTGCACTTCCCCTACTGCAAACTGCAGTATTGCTAGGTGCTGCATTTTGGCTAATGAAAAGGAAAGATCTATGA